One part of the Tunicatimonas pelagia genome encodes these proteins:
- a CDS encoding RrF2 family transcriptional regulator has protein sequence MFSKACEYGIRATVYVAQQSRQSRRVSLKHIAREIDSPVAFTAKILQQLTKYEIIRSVMGVHGGFEMHEVQRSQIRLSQIVEAIDGPDIYRRCALGLPGCNALKPCPVHSKFVTIRNELKNMLESTYVSELADGVDTGLAFLKR, from the coding sequence ATGTTTTCAAAAGCCTGTGAATACGGCATTCGGGCTACGGTTTACGTAGCGCAACAATCTCGGCAAAGTCGTCGGGTGAGTTTAAAGCACATTGCTCGGGAAATTGATTCGCCCGTAGCGTTTACCGCCAAAATCCTTCAACAACTAACCAAATATGAGATTATACGCTCAGTGATGGGGGTGCATGGTGGGTTTGAGATGCACGAAGTCCAGCGTAGTCAAATAAGGCTCAGCCAAATAGTGGAAGCGATTGATGGGCCGGATATTTATCGGAGGTGTGCGCTCGGACTACCCGGATGCAACGCGCTAAAACCCTGTCCGGTTCACAGTAAGTTTGTTACCATTCGGAACGAACTGAAGAATATGTTGGAAAGCACGTATGTCTCTGAATTGGCGGACGGCGTTGATACGGGGCTGGCTTTCTTAAAAAGGTAG